The following proteins come from a genomic window of Burkholderia stabilis:
- a CDS encoding zinc ribbon domain-containing protein yields MSFLKRILGGHGGGHGSGHGNGNGGHGGGHHGGQGRQGHGGHDARGRDRDGWGWQAPADSNGAQGGNVPLSQLACAGCGALNAADARFCTQCGAAQRGKACSRCHAALAADARFCPGCGTQAG; encoded by the coding sequence ATGAGCTTTCTGAAACGAATCCTGGGCGGCCACGGCGGTGGCCATGGGAGCGGGCACGGCAATGGTAACGGCGGCCACGGCGGCGGCCATCACGGCGGGCAGGGCCGGCAAGGGCATGGCGGCCACGATGCGCGCGGTCGCGATCGTGACGGCTGGGGCTGGCAGGCGCCGGCGGACAGCAACGGTGCGCAAGGCGGCAACGTGCCGCTGAGTCAGCTTGCGTGCGCGGGCTGCGGCGCGCTCAACGCGGCGGATGCGCGGTTCTGCACGCAGTGCGGCGCGGCGCAGCGCGGCAAGGCCTGCAGCCGCTGTCACGCGGCGCTGGCCGCCGACGCGCGCTTTTGCCCGGGGTGCGGGACGCAGGCCGGCTAG
- a CDS encoding AraC family transcriptional regulator — protein sequence MTVDTKTDKPAWLRYAARISRVHDHIRTHLDDTLDLNRLAEIACLSPYHWQRVYRALYGESIVLTVRRMRIVRASEDLVCTARPLDEIARRAGYGSTHAFARAFRDAYGVSPAQHRRTGAHRPIYPLQRGGEDMFKHEVEIRSLPELHGYAVAHTGAYLKVGDAFARIGMWAGQRGLIGPGAKMIGIFYDDPDSTPEVQLRAKACLMPADGAPDAEPAPPVERTTVAGGEYAVLLHTGPYADLKAAYQWLYGDWLRHSGREAADAPPFELYLNTPMDAAPADLRTEIHLPLR from the coding sequence ATGACAGTCGACACGAAAACCGACAAGCCCGCGTGGCTGCGCTACGCGGCGCGCATTTCGCGCGTCCACGACCATATCCGCACGCACCTCGACGACACGCTCGACCTGAACCGGCTCGCCGAAATCGCCTGCCTGTCGCCGTATCACTGGCAGCGCGTCTATCGCGCGCTGTACGGCGAGTCGATCGTGCTGACGGTGCGGCGGATGCGGATCGTGCGCGCATCCGAGGATCTCGTGTGCACGGCACGGCCGCTCGACGAGATCGCGCGGCGCGCCGGCTACGGTTCGACGCACGCGTTCGCACGGGCGTTTCGCGACGCATACGGCGTGTCGCCCGCGCAGCACCGGCGCACGGGCGCCCACCGGCCGATTTATCCGCTACAGCGAGGAGGGGAAGACATGTTCAAGCATGAAGTCGAGATCCGGAGCCTGCCGGAACTGCACGGCTATGCGGTGGCGCATACCGGCGCGTACCTGAAGGTCGGCGACGCGTTCGCGCGCATCGGCATGTGGGCCGGGCAACGCGGGCTGATCGGCCCGGGCGCGAAGATGATCGGGATTTTCTACGACGATCCGGATTCGACGCCGGAAGTGCAACTGCGCGCGAAGGCATGCCTGATGCCGGCCGACGGCGCACCGGACGCCGAGCCCGCGCCGCCCGTCGAACGCACGACGGTAGCGGGCGGCGAATACGCGGTGCTGCTGCATACGGGGCCGTATGCGGACCTGAAGGCGGCCTACCAGTGGCTTTACGGCGACTGGCTGCGTCACTCGGGCCGCGAAGCCGCCGACGCGCCCCCGTTCGAGCTGTACCTCAATACGCCGATGGACGCGGCGCCGGCCGACCTGCGCACCGAGATTCATCTGCCGCTGCGCTGA
- a CDS encoding mechanosensitive ion channel, producing MDASSFITSLQTTLGGYLPKIAGAIGILVIGWLIAVVVRAGALRLLNALKVDQRINESTGQGACVERIVAGGLFWLVLLVTAVGIFNVLNLYAVSNPFSLLVTHIVNYLPNLIGGAALTLIAWLIASLLRSLANRALKASKIDDKLSEGAGMQPMSGYLGDVLFWLVILMFLPAILASFALSGLLSPVQGMVDKLLAIVPNLFAAAVIGFVGWVVARVLRGLVTNLLVAAGADRLTQGLDSPTPVRVSSLVGTIVYVFVFVPTLISALDALKIDAISGPATNMLNQFLGAVPDIVAAIVIVLVTFYFARFVASLAQKLLEAAGADGLPAVLGVERVFSGILQPSVLVGRLIVFFAMLFASVEAANRLGFSQVRDVVTLFIEFGGHVLMGGVILVIGVWLAGLARRVIEQADREHSVLFARIAQFAILGLVFAMGLRAMGIANEIVQLAFGLVLGAIAVAVALSFGLGGREAAGKLLDRWFNQRSGGQ from the coding sequence ATGGATGCTTCCAGCTTCATCACGTCGCTGCAGACCACGCTAGGCGGGTATCTGCCAAAGATCGCCGGCGCGATCGGCATCCTGGTGATCGGCTGGCTGATCGCGGTGGTGGTGCGGGCCGGCGCGCTGCGCCTGCTCAACGCGCTGAAGGTCGATCAGCGGATCAACGAAAGCACCGGCCAGGGCGCATGCGTCGAGCGCATCGTCGCCGGCGGCCTGTTCTGGCTCGTGCTGCTCGTCACCGCGGTGGGCATCTTCAACGTGCTCAACCTGTACGCGGTCTCCAATCCGTTCTCGCTGCTCGTCACGCACATCGTCAACTACCTGCCGAACCTGATCGGCGGCGCGGCGCTGACGCTGATCGCGTGGCTGATCGCATCGCTGCTGCGCAGCCTCGCGAACCGCGCGCTGAAGGCCAGCAAGATCGACGACAAGCTGTCCGAAGGCGCGGGCATGCAGCCGATGAGCGGCTATCTCGGCGACGTGCTGTTCTGGCTCGTGATCCTGATGTTCCTGCCGGCGATCCTCGCGTCGTTTGCGCTGTCGGGCCTGTTGTCGCCGGTGCAGGGGATGGTCGACAAACTGCTCGCGATCGTGCCGAACCTGTTCGCGGCCGCGGTGATCGGCTTCGTCGGCTGGGTCGTCGCGCGCGTGCTGCGCGGCCTCGTGACGAACCTGCTCGTCGCCGCCGGCGCCGACCGCCTCACGCAGGGGCTCGACAGCCCGACGCCCGTGCGCGTGTCGAGCCTGGTCGGCACGATCGTCTACGTGTTCGTGTTCGTGCCGACGCTGATCTCCGCGCTCGACGCGCTGAAGATCGACGCGATCTCGGGCCCGGCGACCAACATGCTGAACCAGTTCCTCGGCGCGGTGCCGGACATCGTCGCGGCGATCGTGATCGTGCTCGTCACGTTCTACTTCGCGCGCTTCGTCGCATCGCTCGCGCAGAAGCTGCTGGAAGCCGCCGGCGCGGACGGGCTGCCGGCCGTGCTCGGCGTCGAGCGCGTGTTCTCGGGGATCCTGCAGCCGTCGGTGCTGGTGGGCCGGCTGATCGTGTTCTTCGCGATGCTGTTCGCGTCGGTCGAAGCCGCGAACCGGCTCGGCTTCTCGCAAGTGCGCGACGTCGTCACGCTGTTCATCGAATTCGGCGGCCACGTGCTGATGGGCGGCGTGATCCTCGTGATCGGCGTGTGGCTCGCGGGCCTCGCGCGCCGCGTGATCGAGCAGGCCGACCGCGAGCACAGCGTGCTGTTCGCGCGCATCGCGCAATTCGCGATCCTCGGCCTCGTGTTCGCGATGGGGCTGCGCGCGATGGGCATCGCGAACGAGATCGTCCAGCTCGCGTTCGGCCTCGTGCTCGGCGCGATCGCGGTGGCGGTCGCGCTGTCGTTCGGCCTCGGCGGCCGCGAGGCGGCCGGCAAGCTGCTCGACCGCTGGTTCAACCAGCGTAGCGGCGGCCAGTAA
- the eat gene encoding ethanolamine permease, translating to MKAESNGRPAAGAKSSGQPALQQTLGTWQLWGIAVGLVISGEYFGWSYGWASAGTLGFVVTALFVAAMYTTFIFSFTELTTSIPHAGGPFAYARRAFGPTGGYLAGAATLVEFVFAPPAIALAIGAYLHVQFPGLEPKHAAMGAYLVFMALNIVGVQIAATFELVVTLLAIFELLVFMGVVSPGFAWSNFMKGGWSGADHFSVGAFHGMFAAIPFAIWFFLAIEGVAMAAEEAKNPKRSIPIAYVAGILTLVALAIGVMVFAGGAGDWTKLANINDPLPQAMKYIVGANSGWMHMLVWLGLFGLVASFHGIILGYSRQIFALAREGYLPEWLGKVHPRFKTPHRAILAGGVVGIAAIYSDKLIQFGGQTLTANIVTMSVFGAIVMYIVSMASLFKLRRTQPNMARPFRAPLYPIFPAFAILAALVCLGTMVYFNGLVALVFLGFLAVGYAYFLATRSQRESAPGDALLEE from the coding sequence ATGAAAGCAGAGTCGAATGGCCGGCCCGCCGCCGGCGCCAAGTCGTCCGGCCAGCCCGCGCTGCAGCAGACGCTCGGAACCTGGCAACTGTGGGGCATCGCGGTCGGCCTCGTGATTTCCGGCGAATACTTCGGCTGGAGCTACGGCTGGGCGAGCGCGGGCACGCTGGGCTTCGTCGTCACCGCGCTGTTCGTCGCGGCGATGTACACCACCTTCATTTTCAGTTTCACCGAGCTGACGACGTCGATCCCGCACGCGGGCGGCCCGTTCGCGTATGCGCGCCGCGCATTCGGCCCGACCGGCGGTTATCTCGCCGGCGCCGCGACGCTCGTCGAGTTCGTGTTCGCGCCGCCCGCGATCGCGCTCGCGATCGGCGCGTACCTGCACGTGCAGTTCCCCGGGCTCGAACCGAAGCACGCGGCGATGGGCGCGTATCTCGTGTTCATGGCGCTGAACATCGTCGGCGTGCAGATCGCCGCGACGTTCGAGCTGGTCGTCACGCTGCTCGCGATCTTCGAGCTGCTGGTGTTCATGGGCGTCGTGTCGCCGGGCTTCGCGTGGAGCAACTTCATGAAGGGCGGCTGGTCGGGCGCCGATCATTTCAGCGTCGGCGCCTTCCACGGGATGTTCGCGGCGATTCCGTTCGCGATCTGGTTCTTCCTCGCGATTGAAGGCGTCGCGATGGCCGCCGAGGAAGCGAAGAACCCGAAGCGCTCGATTCCGATCGCCTACGTGGCCGGGATCCTGACCCTCGTCGCGCTCGCGATCGGCGTGATGGTGTTCGCCGGCGGCGCGGGCGACTGGACCAAGCTCGCGAACATCAACGATCCGCTGCCGCAGGCGATGAAGTACATCGTCGGCGCGAACAGCGGCTGGATGCACATGCTCGTGTGGCTCGGCCTGTTCGGGCTCGTCGCGTCGTTCCACGGGATCATCCTCGGCTATTCGCGCCAGATCTTCGCGCTGGCCCGCGAAGGCTACCTGCCGGAGTGGCTCGGCAAGGTGCACCCGCGTTTCAAGACTCCGCATCGCGCGATCCTCGCGGGCGGCGTGGTCGGCATCGCGGCGATCTACAGCGACAAGCTGATCCAGTTCGGCGGGCAGACGCTGACCGCGAATATCGTGACGATGTCGGTGTTCGGTGCGATCGTGATGTATATCGTGAGCATGGCGTCGCTGTTCAAGCTGCGCCGCACGCAGCCGAACATGGCGCGACCGTTCCGCGCGCCGCTGTACCCGATCTTCCCGGCATTCGCGATTCTTGCGGCGCTCGTCTGTCTCGGTACGATGGTGTACTTCAACGGGCTGGTCGCGCTGGTGTTCCTGGGCTTTCTCGCGGTGGGCTACGCGTACTTCCTCGCGACCCGTTCGCAGCGCGAGAGCGCGCCCGGCGACGCGCTGCTGGAGGAGTGA
- a CDS encoding ethanolamine ammonia-lyase subunit EutB — MSYTETIGPRTYRFADLKTLLAKASPLRSGDQLAGVAAASEEERVAAKIALAGVPLKAFLNEAVIPYEDDEVTRLIVDDHDAQAFAEISHLTVGDFRNWLLSPAADGAALERIAPGLTPEMVAAVSKLMRNQDLIAAARKRRVVTRFRNTVGLAGRMSVRLQPNHPTDDVKGIAASMLDGLMYGCGDAMIGINPATDSLAAIVKLLAMIDGFRERYGVPTQSCVLTHVTNTIAAVEKGAPVDLVFQSIAGTEKANASFGISLALLGEAREAALSLKRGTVGNNLMYFETGQGSALSANAHHGVDQQTCEVRAYAVARKFEPFLVNTVVGFIGPEYLYDGKQIIRAGLEDHFCGKLLGVPMGCDICYTNHAEADQDDMDTLLTLLGAAGINFIMGIPGADDVMLNYQSTSFHDQLYVREVLGLRRAPEFEEWLETMEIADAHGALRAATSRVPLLAGANDWMGISA; from the coding sequence ATGTCCTACACGGAGACGATCGGTCCGCGCACGTACCGCTTCGCGGACCTGAAGACGCTGCTCGCGAAGGCGAGCCCGCTGCGTTCCGGCGACCAGCTCGCCGGCGTCGCGGCGGCGAGCGAGGAGGAGCGCGTCGCCGCGAAGATCGCGCTTGCGGGCGTGCCGCTGAAGGCGTTCCTGAACGAAGCGGTGATTCCGTACGAAGACGACGAGGTCACGCGCCTGATCGTCGACGATCACGACGCGCAGGCGTTCGCGGAAATCTCGCATCTCACCGTCGGCGATTTCCGCAACTGGCTGCTGTCGCCCGCGGCCGACGGCGCGGCGCTCGAACGGATCGCGCCGGGCCTCACGCCCGAGATGGTCGCGGCCGTGTCGAAGCTGATGCGCAACCAGGACCTGATCGCGGCCGCGCGCAAGCGCCGCGTGGTCACGCGCTTTCGCAACACGGTCGGGCTGGCCGGCCGGATGTCGGTGCGGCTGCAGCCGAACCATCCGACCGACGACGTGAAGGGCATCGCCGCATCGATGCTCGACGGGCTGATGTACGGCTGCGGCGACGCGATGATCGGCATCAACCCGGCGACCGACAGCCTGGCTGCGATCGTGAAGCTGCTCGCGATGATCGACGGCTTCCGCGAGCGCTACGGCGTGCCGACGCAGTCGTGCGTGCTCACGCACGTGACCAACACGATCGCGGCGGTCGAGAAGGGCGCGCCGGTCGATCTGGTGTTCCAGTCGATCGCGGGCACCGAGAAGGCGAACGCGAGTTTCGGCATCTCGCTCGCGCTGCTCGGCGAGGCGCGCGAGGCCGCGTTGTCGCTGAAGCGGGGTACCGTCGGCAACAACCTGATGTACTTCGAGACAGGCCAGGGCAGCGCGCTTTCCGCGAACGCGCATCACGGCGTCGACCAGCAGACCTGCGAAGTGCGCGCCTACGCGGTCGCGCGCAAGTTCGAGCCGTTCCTCGTGAACACGGTGGTCGGCTTCATCGGGCCCGAATACCTGTACGACGGCAAGCAGATCATCCGCGCGGGGCTCGAGGATCACTTCTGCGGGAAGCTGCTCGGCGTGCCGATGGGCTGCGACATCTGCTACACGAACCACGCGGAAGCCGACCAGGACGACATGGACACGCTGCTGACGCTGCTGGGCGCGGCCGGCATCAACTTCATCATGGGGATTCCGGGCGCGGACGACGTGATGCTGAACTACCAGAGCACGTCGTTTCACGACCAGCTCTACGTGCGCGAGGTGCTCGGCCTGCGCCGCGCGCCGGAGTTCGAGGAGTGGCTGGAGACGATGGAGATCGCCGACGCGCACGGCGCGCTGCGCGCCGCGACGTCGCGCGTGCCGCTGCTCGCGGGCGCGAACGACTGGATGGGGATTTCCGCATGA
- the eutC gene encoding ethanolamine ammonia-lyase subunit EutC: protein MSDAVEKNPWAQLKSFTNARIALGRAGNSLPTAPLLAFNLSHAQARDAVHQPLDSDALRRELDAAGFATLGVQSAAPDRQHYLRRPDLGRKLSDDGRALLAGHGAALDDVPDVVFVVGDGLSAFAAAKQALPLLQAVRPRLDADGWRIGPVVVATQARVALGDEIGELLRAKVVAMLIGERPGLSSPDSLGVYLTWAPKVGCHDALRNCISNVRPEGLPHAAAAHKLHYLMTHARRLQLTGVGLKDDSDALLPQAEAERIGAGTQL from the coding sequence ATGAGCGACGCCGTCGAAAAGAATCCGTGGGCGCAGCTGAAGTCGTTCACGAACGCGCGGATCGCGCTCGGCCGCGCGGGCAACAGCCTGCCGACCGCGCCGCTGCTCGCGTTCAACCTGTCGCACGCGCAGGCGCGCGACGCCGTGCACCAGCCGCTCGACTCGGACGCGCTGCGGCGCGAGCTGGATGCGGCCGGCTTTGCGACGCTCGGCGTGCAGAGCGCGGCGCCCGATCGCCAGCACTACCTGCGCCGGCCCGATCTCGGCCGCAAGCTGTCCGACGACGGGCGCGCGCTGCTGGCCGGCCACGGCGCGGCGCTCGATGATGTGCCCGACGTCGTGTTCGTGGTCGGCGACGGGCTGTCGGCGTTCGCGGCCGCGAAGCAGGCGCTGCCGCTCTTGCAGGCGGTGCGCCCGAGGCTCGACGCGGACGGCTGGCGGATCGGCCCGGTGGTGGTCGCGACGCAGGCGCGCGTCGCGCTCGGCGACGAGATCGGCGAGCTGCTGCGCGCGAAGGTCGTCGCGATGCTGATCGGCGAACGGCCGGGGCTCAGTTCGCCGGACAGCCTCGGCGTGTACCTGACGTGGGCGCCGAAAGTCGGCTGCCACGACGCGCTGCGCAACTGCATCTCGAACGTGCGGCCCGAAGGGCTGCCGCATGCGGCGGCCGCGCACAAGCTGCATTACCTGATGACGCATGCGCGCCGGCTGCAGCTGACGGGCGTCGGGTTGAAGGACGACAGCGATGCGCTGCTGCCGCAGGCGGAAGCGGAGCGGATCGGGGCGGGGACTCAGTTGTAG
- a CDS encoding LysR family transcriptional regulator, whose protein sequence is MENLTGIVAFVRTAEALSFVSAGRALGISASAVGKTIAKLEQSLGVRLFNRTTRRVTLTDEGRHFYERCQRILEDFRDAEATVTASAQRPRGKLRVSLPVIGYRFLLPVLPEFQQRYPDVELDLDFNDRMVDVVEGGFDAVIRSGPLSDSRLMSRRLGPFAFVLCATPAYLAQAGMPREPHDLEAHACVRYCFPTTGKLQDWALAADDGTPLKLRTAMTCNNMEALRGAVLAGLGIGYMPDFLARDALEHGTLVTVLDDYRIAPGQFSIVWPSSRQLSPKLRVFVDFLCERLFR, encoded by the coding sequence ATGGAGAACCTGACCGGCATCGTCGCCTTCGTCCGCACCGCCGAAGCGCTGAGCTTCGTCTCGGCCGGCCGCGCGCTCGGCATTTCGGCGTCGGCGGTAGGCAAGACGATCGCGAAGCTCGAACAGTCGCTCGGCGTGCGCCTGTTCAACCGCACGACGCGGCGCGTCACGCTCACCGACGAAGGGCGGCATTTCTACGAGCGCTGCCAGCGGATCCTCGAGGATTTTCGCGATGCGGAAGCGACCGTGACCGCGTCGGCTCAGCGCCCGCGCGGCAAGCTGCGCGTAAGCCTGCCGGTGATCGGCTACCGCTTCCTGCTGCCCGTGCTGCCCGAGTTCCAGCAGCGCTACCCGGACGTCGAGCTCGATCTCGATTTCAACGACCGGATGGTCGATGTCGTCGAAGGCGGTTTCGATGCGGTGATCCGCAGCGGCCCGCTGTCGGATTCGCGTTTGATGTCGCGGCGGCTCGGCCCGTTCGCGTTCGTGCTGTGCGCGACGCCCGCGTATCTCGCGCAGGCCGGCATGCCGCGCGAGCCGCACGATCTCGAAGCGCACGCGTGCGTGCGCTACTGCTTCCCGACCACCGGCAAGCTGCAGGACTGGGCACTCGCGGCCGACGACGGCACGCCGCTGAAGCTGCGCACCGCGATGACCTGCAACAACATGGAAGCGCTGCGCGGCGCGGTGCTCGCGGGGCTGGGGATCGGCTACATGCCCGACTTCCTCGCGCGCGACGCGCTCGAACACGGCACGCTCGTCACCGTGCTCGACGACTACCGGATCGCGCCGGGGCAATTCTCGATCGTGTGGCCGTCGAGCCGGCAGCTGTCGCCGAAGCTGCGCGTGTTCGTCGATTTTCTGTGCGAGCGGCTGTTCAGGTAG
- a CDS encoding MFS transporter: MDHPFSAVSAVAARRRAWVLAAVCLAAVALPLSFSGGAVATPAIGRDLHGGPVAMNWITNAFMLAFGSFLMAAGALADQFGRKRVFAIGVGGFTLMSVALAFAPSMLAVDLLRAAQGLAAAAALAGGTAALAQEFDGAARTRAFSLLGTTFGIGLAFGPVLAGGLIGHYGWRAIFVTSAVAGVLSLAFGLPRMHESRDPHASGLDWPGTVAFTAALTLFTFGVIEAPARGWSNPLVIALLAGAALGALAFVMIEARVARPMLDLSLFRIARFVGVQVLPVSTCCCYIVLLVVLPLRFIGIDGFSEIDAGWLMLAISAPMLVVPLVAATLTRWLSAGVISGLGLLVAAAGLAWLGVALRGGAGPAAIAPMLAIGVGAGMPWGLMDGLSVSVVPKERAGMATGIFSTTRVAGEGIALAIVGAVLAALAQTGLRQAAGAAGAPDATLRAAARLATGDLAGAAAALPGVGHAALLASYTHAFDRLLTGLAVVTVLCAGVVFAFLGGRPAAAEESGDAPARSRIEPACAETHGR, translated from the coding sequence ATGGATCACCCGTTTTCAGCCGTATCAGCCGTTGCGGCGCGCCGGCGCGCGTGGGTGCTGGCCGCCGTCTGCCTGGCCGCCGTCGCGCTGCCGCTGTCGTTCTCGGGCGGCGCGGTCGCGACGCCGGCGATCGGCCGCGACCTGCACGGCGGCCCGGTCGCGATGAACTGGATCACCAACGCGTTCATGCTCGCGTTCGGCAGCTTCCTGATGGCGGCGGGCGCACTGGCCGACCAGTTTGGCCGCAAACGCGTGTTCGCGATCGGCGTCGGCGGTTTCACGCTGATGTCGGTCGCGCTCGCGTTCGCGCCGTCGATGCTCGCGGTCGACCTGCTGCGCGCCGCGCAAGGGCTCGCGGCGGCCGCGGCGCTCGCGGGCGGCACGGCGGCGCTCGCGCAGGAATTCGACGGCGCGGCGCGCACGCGCGCCTTCAGCCTGCTCGGCACGACCTTCGGCATCGGGCTTGCGTTCGGGCCCGTGCTCGCCGGCGGCCTGATCGGCCATTACGGCTGGCGCGCGATCTTCGTCACGAGCGCGGTGGCCGGCGTGCTGTCGCTCGCGTTCGGTCTGCCGCGCATGCACGAGTCGCGCGACCCGCACGCGAGCGGGCTCGACTGGCCGGGCACGGTCGCGTTCACCGCCGCGCTGACGCTGTTCACGTTCGGCGTGATCGAGGCGCCCGCGCGCGGCTGGTCGAACCCGCTCGTGATCGCGCTGCTGGCCGGCGCGGCGCTCGGCGCGCTCGCGTTCGTGATGATCGAGGCGCGCGTCGCGCGGCCGATGCTCGACCTGTCGCTGTTCCGCATCGCGCGTTTCGTCGGCGTGCAGGTGCTGCCGGTGTCGACCTGTTGCTGCTACATCGTGCTGCTCGTCGTGCTGCCGCTGCGCTTCATCGGCATCGACGGCTTCAGCGAGATCGACGCCGGCTGGCTGATGCTCGCGATTTCCGCGCCGATGCTGGTCGTGCCGCTCGTCGCGGCGACGCTTACGCGCTGGCTGTCGGCCGGCGTGATCTCGGGGCTCGGGCTGCTGGTCGCGGCGGCCGGGCTCGCGTGGCTGGGCGTCGCGCTGCGCGGCGGCGCGGGGCCGGCGGCGATCGCGCCGATGCTCGCGATCGGCGTCGGGGCCGGCATGCCGTGGGGGCTGATGGACGGGTTGTCGGTGAGCGTCGTGCCGAAGGAGCGCGCGGGAATGGCGACGGGGATCTTCAGCACGACGCGCGTGGCCGGCGAGGGGATCGCGCTCGCGATCGTCGGCGCGGTGCTCGCCGCGCTCGCGCAGACGGGGCTGCGGCAGGCAGCCGGCGCCGCTGGCGCGCCCGACGCGACGCTGCGCGCGGCCGCGCGGCTCGCGACCGGCGATCTCGCCGGCGCTGCGGCGGCGTTGCCGGGTGTCGGGCATGCAGCGTTGCTCGCGAGCTATACGCATGCGTTCGACCGGCTGCTGACCGGGCTGGCCGTCGTCACGGTGCTGTGCGCGGGCGTGGTGTTCGCGTTTCTCGGCGGGCGGCCGGCTGCTGCCGAGGAGAGCGGTGACGCGCCCGCGCGCAGCCGGATCGAACCGGCCTGTGCGGAGACGCATGGGCGTTGA
- a CDS encoding pyridoxamine 5'-phosphate oxidase family protein, with product MSDPGPLTDDAVAFIREQAFLIVATADAAGNSDCSYRGRQPRDDGSFEQLVDMPDRHTLVLPDFAGNNLFNTIGNLLVNPGIALLFVDFVRQTTWLVQGRATIDEDAGSRAHLWPEARRYVVVTVEHAQARADAALPPLVLA from the coding sequence TTCATCCGCGAGCAGGCGTTCCTGATCGTCGCGACCGCCGACGCGGCCGGCAACAGCGATTGTTCGTACCGTGGCCGCCAGCCACGTGACGACGGCTCGTTCGAGCAGCTCGTCGACATGCCCGACCGACATACGCTCGTGCTGCCCGACTTCGCGGGCAACAACCTGTTCAACACGATCGGCAACCTGCTGGTGAACCCGGGCATCGCGCTGCTGTTCGTCGATTTCGTGCGGCAGACGACGTGGCTCGTGCAGGGCCGCGCGACGATCGACGAGGATGCAGGAAGCCGCGCGCACCTGTGGCCCGAGGCGCGGCGCTATGTGGTGGTGACGGTGGAGCACGCGCAGGCGCGCGCGGATGCGGCGCTTCCGCCGCTTGTGCTGGCGTGA